One Mya arenaria isolate MELC-2E11 chromosome 5, ASM2691426v1 genomic window carries:
- the LOC128234144 gene encoding toll-like receptor 4, whose protein sequence is MTSGNLDEIIPRLEDRGMKLCVHERDFLPGISIWDNIVDAIRTSKKTVVILSKTFIQKHWCIFEFNMARLESIDKRVCENGCLVIVLYENVPPKVLPLEILDWIDNHSYIRYTQDPDGQQMFWDNLTIAIKR, encoded by the exons aTGACAAGTGGAAACCTGG ACGAAATTATACCAAGGCTGGAGGACAGAGGGATGAAGCTGTGTGTCCATGAACGGGATTTTCTACCTGGCATATCGATATGGGACAACATAGTGGATGCGATACGCACTAGCAAGAAAACAGTAGTGATTCTCTCTAAAACCTTTATACAGAAGCATTGGTGCATATTTGAATTCAACATGGCAAGACTGGAAAGCATTGACAAGCGAGTGTGCGAGAATGGGTGTTTAGTAATTGTACTGTACGAGAATGTTCCCCCGAAAGTATTGCCTCTCGAAATTCTTGACTGGATAGACAATCATTCGTACATTAGGTATACACAGGACCCGGACGGACAGCAAATGTTTTGGGACAATCTGACAATAGCCATAAAGCGTTGA
- the LOC128234142 gene encoding toll-like receptor 4, translating into MEQDNSLLVIALLILHTNISMSYFRCGPDLKCSCTTIPSGTVRMDCKARELKLRQVCESIVLIYPNVSDLNIARNNIGNFNAEDLNHCRYISSLNMNYNQISSLHSGVFKDFQNILTLDLSDNVLDIYNRTAFDPSVLPSSLRILKLYGNFREDCRLGKSFAYPHISKLQKLEMLQMDGIETDFGLEYENSSVRNLTLSSKGPLGFCSITEIFATTFHSLVNIRVLDISSCRIENIHRDAFKNMKSLEILDLSLNRRLGFSSLMNVSYSLQFTNIQFLNYSRVYTSFGFGTILLNRDICYLRNTSLKAIAFDDNKIQMIEENTNLLLPEHLETIYAQGNKFSLGLYMLQFGCLQNILQIHANNQNKMHTPMAYLAEPTPKNDNDRSRDAGCPFIKEEIMKSIAKDIPNCSYLPKSGTVTDMIPHFPRSLKSIYFSGCNMAYSVDSTQIYIYPSNNSVEVLDFSKNAFHSLIGRIGPFPNLKFLSLSRSYCSFLSSEMLSLDKLENLQLDQNYLGGMFAQMEEGDTFDYLTNLKTLNLSTNGITCLQKNIFSRLKNVEVIDLSNNNIELFDVHVKSLKNLLHLNLRGNAVSKLDHIIRQLLEDNSERKGKNFTLDLRNNFIEYSCSNQKFLYWLVDHKESLQGFDEMVF; encoded by the coding sequence ATGGAGCAAGATAATTCTCTACTCGTTATTGCTTTACTCATTTTACACACAAATATCTCGATGAGCTATTTTAGATGTGGACCCGACCTTAAATGTTCATGCACGACAATTCCGTCAGGAACGGTTAGAATGGATTGTAAAGCAAGAGAACTAAAGCTTCGTCAAGTTTGCGAAAGTATTGTGCTTATATACCCAAATGTGTCGGATCTTAACATTGCACGAAATAACATTGGTAACTTCAATGCCGAGGACTTGAACCACTGTAGATACATCAGTAGTTTGAATATGAATTACAACCAGATTTCGTCTCTGCATAGTGGTGTCtttaaagattttcaaaatatattgaccCTTGATTTGAGCGATAACGTGCTGGACATTTACAACAGGACGGCGTTTGACCCAAGCGTGCTACCATCATCTCTGAGAATCCTCAAACTCTACGGCAATTTTCGAGAGGATTGCAGGCTTGGAAAAAGCTTTGCCTACCCACATATCTCTAAATTACAGAAACTTGAGATGTTGCAGATGGATGGCATTGAAACAGATTTTGGTCTGGAATATGAAAACAGCAGCGTTAGGAATTTAACTCTATCATCAAAAGGACCTTTGGGTTTCTGCTCCATAACGGAAATATTTGCAACAACTTTCCACTCGCTTGTAAATATACGTGTTCTTGATATATCCTCGTGtagaattgaaaatattcacagaGATGCCTTCAAAAACATGAAGAGTCTTGAAATTCTGGACCTTTCTTTGAACAGGCGTCTAGGATTTAGCTCTCTGATGAATGTTTCATATTCGCTCCAGTTTACAAATATCCAGTTTCTGAATTACTCACGGGTTTATACTTCATTTGGCTTTGGAACAATACTCTTGAATAGAGATATATGCTACCTACGGAATACTTCTCTGAAAGCAATCGCCTTTGATGACAACAAGATTCAAATGATTGAAGAGAACACGAATTTGTTACTTCCTGAGCACCTTGAAACAATTTACGCACAAGGAAACAAATTCTCTCTTGGATTATACATGCTTCAATTCGGATGtcttcaaaacattttacaaattcaTGCAAATAACCAGAACAAGATGCATACACCTATGGCATACCTTGCGGAACCAACACCTAAAAACGACAATGATCGAAGCAGGGATGCGGGCTGCCCATTCATAAAGGAAGAAATTATGAAGTCCATTGCGAAAGATATTCCGAATTGTTCGTACTTGCCAAAAAGTGGAACGGTCACTGATATGATTCCACATTTTCCAAGATCgctcaaaagcatttatttttctgGCTGCAATATGGCATACAGTGTTGACAGTacacaaatttatatatatccATCAAATAACTCAGTTGAAGTATTGGACTTTTCAAAAAATGCTTTTCACTCTTTAATCGGCAGGATTGGGCCATTTCCAAATCTTAAATTTTTGTCGCTCTCCCGTTCGTACTGTTCTTTCTTAAGTTCAGAAATGTTGTCACTGGACAAACTTGAAAACCTTCAGCTTGATCAAAATTATTTGGGAGGAATGTTTGCACAGATGGAAGAAGGAGACACGTTTGATTATCTTACAAATCTGAAGACGCTAAACCTTTCAACCAATGGTATAACATGCCTCCAAAAGAATATCTTTAGTCGTCTCAAAAATGTTGAAGTAATTGATTtaagcaacaacaacatcgaactatttgacgtccatgtaaaatctttgaaaaatctgCTTCATTTAAATCTTCGAGGTAACGCAGTTTCTAAACTGGATCATATAATAAGACAACTCCTCGAAGACAATTCAGAGCGAAAAGGGAAGAATTTTACTCTGGATTTACGCAACAATTTTATCGAATACAGTTGTAGCAATCAGAAATTTTTGTACTGGTTGGTTGATCATAAAGAAAGTCTACAAGGTTTCGATGAAATGGTTTTCTAG